A region of Leptospiraceae bacterium DNA encodes the following proteins:
- a CDS encoding SDR family oxidoreductase: MMDLFSVKDKAVIITGASRGIGRALAEGFANAGAIVYGTGSRPESMAWAEGTSITGVAADMRDPSAMKDLINEVKNKHGRLDCLVNNAAATVDIPASAIKEEDMENLVNTNFKGVFRACQAYHKLQRKQGGNIINIASVVGLQGGFLMSVYSGTKGAIIQMSKSLALEWASSGFRVNVVCPGFTETDMTEKIRKNEEYSNKLLQAIPMKRMARPQELLGPVIFLASEASSYITGSTLVVDGGVTRH, translated from the coding sequence ATTATGGATTTATTCAGCGTTAAAGATAAAGCAGTCATCATTACAGGAGCTTCGAGGGGAATAGGTCGGGCACTCGCAGAAGGTTTTGCAAATGCAGGAGCCATCGTTTATGGAACCGGTTCAAGACCTGAGTCTATGGCATGGGCCGAGGGAACAAGCATTACCGGAGTTGCAGCCGATATGCGGGATCCTTCTGCCATGAAAGATTTAATTAATGAGGTTAAAAATAAACACGGACGCCTTGATTGTCTGGTAAACAATGCTGCTGCTACGGTAGACATACCCGCCTCAGCCATCAAAGAAGAAGACATGGAAAATCTCGTCAACACAAACTTTAAAGGTGTTTTCAGGGCCTGTCAGGCTTATCATAAACTTCAAAGAAAACAGGGGGGGAATATTATTAATATTGCTTCCGTTGTAGGTTTACAGGGTGGATTTTTAATGTCAGTATACTCCGGCACCAAGGGAGCAATCATCCAGATGTCCAAATCTCTCGCCTTAGAATGGGCTTCGAGTGGTTTTCGAGTTAACGTGGTCTGCCCCGGTTTTACAGAAACGGATATGACAGAAAAAATAAGGAAAAACGAAGAATACTCAAATAAACTTCTTCAGGCTATCCCGATGAAGCGCATGGCAAGACCACAGGAACTATTGGGACCCGTAATTTTTCTTGCCAGTGAAGCTTCTTCTTATATTACAGGTTCCACCCTTGTTGTCGATGGAGGAGTAACGAGACATTAA
- a CDS encoding hybrid sensor histidine kinase/response regulator encodes MEKGKKQEPNKRILVVDDLPEIFYSIQGMLRAEPYTLEYARTGKECLDALSKSPYPDMLLLDIFIPDLDGFKICKYIKSREEIADIPILFITAFDDEEHITKGLSMGAIDYILKPFNKSEFIARIRNHMHTYQVTKNLKELNTSKDKFFSIIAHDLRSPLSGLLGVSQILIDDINHMTRDEILEISNQITGSARVLFSLLENLLEWSRIQSGVIRHQPESVSLLETFDYIEGLFKGLCIQKKITLLMNEETQPDILVLSDENMLFTILRNLVSNAIKFTPSGGTVSLSFRKEKTMIIVSVSDNGTGISMEVQDRLFRLEEPYSTPGTDKEKGTGLGLILVRDLVIRNKGTFWFETGKGLGTTMYFTIPLPAVISE; translated from the coding sequence ATGGAAAAGGGGAAAAAACAGGAACCAAATAAGAGAATTCTGGTGGTGGATGATCTGCCGGAGATATTCTATTCTATACAGGGAATGTTGCGAGCTGAGCCTTATACCTTAGAATACGCAAGAACCGGAAAAGAGTGTTTGGATGCCTTGAGCAAGTCTCCTTACCCCGACATGTTGTTGCTGGATATATTTATTCCGGATTTAGATGGTTTTAAAATTTGTAAATACATTAAATCCAGGGAAGAAATTGCAGATATACCTATTTTATTTATAACAGCATTTGATGATGAAGAGCATATAACAAAGGGCCTTTCCATGGGAGCTATTGATTATATTCTGAAACCCTTTAATAAGAGTGAGTTCATTGCTCGAATACGAAATCATATGCATACATATCAGGTAACCAAGAATTTGAAGGAGCTAAATACCAGCAAAGATAAGTTTTTTTCTATTATAGCTCATGATTTACGCTCTCCTTTAAGCGGGCTATTAGGTGTTTCCCAAATACTAATTGACGATATTAACCACATGACAAGAGACGAAATCCTAGAAATCAGTAATCAGATTACAGGTTCTGCCAGGGTTTTATTCAGTCTTCTGGAAAATCTTTTGGAGTGGTCCAGGATTCAGAGTGGCGTGATCCGACATCAACCGGAGAGTGTCAGTTTGCTGGAAACATTTGATTATATCGAAGGTCTGTTCAAAGGTCTTTGTATTCAAAAGAAAATCACATTGCTGATGAATGAGGAAACGCAGCCTGATATCTTAGTACTTTCTGATGAGAATATGCTTTTTACGATACTTCGAAACCTTGTTTCAAATGCTATAAAGTTTACTCCTTCCGGGGGAACCGTTTCTTTATCCTTTAGAAAAGAAAAAACTATGATTATTGTTTCCGTATCTGATAACGGCACCGGTATCTCAATGGAAGTGCAGGATAGACTTTTTAGATTAGAGGAACCTTATTCTACACCGGGAACCGATAAGGAAAAGGGTACCGGGCTCGGTCTTATACTGGTGCGCGATCTCGTCATTCGAAACAAAGGTACATTCTGGTTTGAAACCGGAAAGGGTCTCGGAACTACTATGTATTTTACGATTCCGCTACCGGCCGTAATATCAGAATAA
- the recG gene encoding ATP-dependent DNA helicase RecG — protein MKLTLSESVEILPGLGPKRATALANIGIKNLGELLYYFPRRYIDRSITANVLLSEGETVTLFVTILDFHLVHGKTSRLIIGTKTESNHRISLVFFKGISYFKNVFKPGMNLIVTGELKYFRGMQIMHPDFEILNTAEDPEEAQLIHTGRIIPLYPGSDALKKEGLDSRAFRRFNKKILDLLEQGKLEIPEILPEEALKKRNIPGIHQAFKEIHFPESEETLQNAKNRFIYEEFFFFNLLLNYKRKKREEIERELWPLPESPSAIRVEKNLPFKLTDSQKTCIAKIKQLNSKDTPMAALLQGDVGSGKTVTALLIALHYIDNDIQVCILAPTEILARQHFHTIQSLLSFSPFIGLELFLGKEKVKAKREKLARFKQGETRLVIGTHSLLQEDVEFKNLGLVIIDEQHKFGVEQRETLRAKGRNPDILAMTATPIPRTLSLTLYGDLELVVLKEKPAGRAGIETKWFFEDKREAVYKSIKKYLNMGRQCYIVYPLVEESEKLDLKSCIDDYEHLSRFEFKEYSLGLLHGKMKNEEKDAVMTGFKKKEIQILVTTTVVEVGIDVPNATILVIEHAERFGISQLHQLRGRVGRGEHDSFCILMSSGHISEEGKTRLSALVETTDGFELAESDLKLRGPGEILGIRQSGLPDFKLANLQKDEFWLKVAREDSEKFGNIGALEKNEISNRFSEGRILFPN, from the coding sequence ATGAAACTTACACTTTCCGAAAGTGTAGAAATTCTTCCGGGTCTCGGACCAAAACGTGCGACAGCTTTAGCTAATATAGGCATTAAAAATCTGGGAGAGTTATTGTATTATTTTCCCAGACGTTATATTGACAGAAGCATAACTGCGAATGTACTTTTGAGTGAGGGAGAGACAGTTACCTTATTTGTAACAATATTAGATTTTCATTTGGTACATGGTAAAACTTCAAGATTAATTATAGGAACTAAGACCGAATCAAATCATCGCATTTCTCTTGTTTTTTTTAAAGGAATTTCTTATTTTAAAAATGTGTTTAAACCCGGCATGAATCTAATTGTTACCGGAGAGTTGAAGTATTTCCGGGGAATGCAGATCATGCATCCGGATTTTGAAATCTTGAATACTGCTGAGGATCCGGAGGAAGCACAACTAATTCATACAGGCCGTATCATTCCTTTATACCCGGGTTCCGATGCCTTGAAAAAAGAAGGCTTGGATTCAAGGGCCTTTCGAAGATTTAATAAAAAAATTCTGGATCTACTGGAGCAGGGGAAATTAGAAATTCCTGAAATTCTACCCGAAGAAGCACTAAAGAAGAGAAATATACCCGGTATACATCAGGCTTTTAAAGAAATTCATTTTCCGGAATCTGAAGAAACATTACAGAATGCTAAAAATCGATTTATTTATGAAGAGTTTTTCTTTTTTAACCTTTTACTAAATTATAAACGGAAAAAGAGAGAAGAGATAGAGAGGGAACTCTGGCCTCTACCGGAATCTCCATCGGCTATACGGGTTGAAAAGAATCTTCCTTTCAAGTTAACAGATTCTCAAAAAACTTGTATTGCTAAAATTAAGCAATTAAACTCGAAAGATACTCCTATGGCAGCCCTTTTGCAGGGAGATGTGGGTTCCGGAAAAACGGTTACAGCTTTATTAATTGCACTTCATTATATCGATAATGATATTCAGGTTTGTATTTTAGCACCTACTGAAATTTTAGCCAGACAACATTTTCATACCATTCAATCCTTGCTCTCCTTTTCACCTTTCATTGGACTGGAACTTTTTTTAGGAAAAGAGAAGGTCAAAGCCAAAAGGGAGAAACTTGCCCGTTTTAAACAGGGTGAAACGAGACTGGTGATTGGAACGCACAGTCTTTTGCAGGAAGATGTGGAATTTAAGAATCTGGGTCTTGTAATAATTGACGAACAGCATAAATTTGGAGTTGAGCAAAGAGAAACTTTGAGGGCAAAAGGAAGAAATCCTGATATTTTGGCTATGACAGCAACTCCTATACCCCGAACCCTTTCTTTAACTCTGTATGGAGATCTGGAATTAGTCGTATTGAAAGAGAAGCCGGCTGGTAGAGCCGGAATCGAGACCAAATGGTTTTTTGAAGATAAGCGAGAAGCTGTATATAAATCTATTAAAAAATACTTAAATATGGGGAGACAGTGCTATATAGTCTATCCTCTTGTGGAAGAGTCAGAAAAATTAGATTTAAAATCCTGTATTGATGATTATGAGCATTTAAGTAGGTTTGAATTTAAAGAATACAGCCTGGGTTTACTTCATGGTAAAATGAAAAATGAAGAAAAAGATGCTGTAATGACAGGCTTTAAAAAGAAGGAAATCCAAATTCTTGTAACTACAACTGTAGTGGAAGTGGGAATTGATGTACCGAATGCAACGATTCTTGTAATTGAACATGCAGAGCGGTTTGGAATTTCTCAACTGCATCAGTTGAGAGGAAGAGTGGGCAGGGGGGAGCATGATAGCTTTTGTATTCTAATGAGTTCCGGCCACATAAGTGAAGAAGGAAAAACAAGACTTTCTGCCCTGGTGGAAACAACCGATGGTTTTGAGCTGGCCGAATCTGACTTAAAGCTCAGGGGGCCGGGAGAAATCCTGGGTATTCGGCAGAGCGGACTTCCTGATTTTAAACTGGCGAATTTACAAAAAGATGAATTCTGGCTTAAAGTAGCCAGGGAAGATTCAGAAAAGTTTGGAAATATAGGAGCATTAGAAAAAAATGAAATAAGTAATCGCTTTTCTGAAGGAAGAATTTTATTCCCGAATTAA
- a CDS encoding metallophosphoesterase family protein, with the protein MKIIYLTDIHDGLRSMKEVFQRTSADLYILAGDIIYKAFFSSERIIDFCTIQEELVNHAKESGYDRLPYDYATTILRFPDKFDYEIGVKAGFYRLLFHKASKTMKEKYLLIKEVINQYANSPCLILPGNYDIDLQYTALYEWDIHRKTRVFGEYVFSGYGGAPIMTSGIPEKLAVKFHEYRRSGIEYSEPEEFFKSELPDVAIIHNPAYGILDKVPGYGNVGSQGIRRYVDDCSPPLVLSGHVHEDQGIVKKGKTVFLNPSNFGSVDSVYGFQPGGFLAEIYMENKEVTKVDLLQYLDGNLNVLMKTRTEGNSIELEYIDDNSSVPAEHFIRKI; encoded by the coding sequence ATGAAAATAATTTATCTCACAGATATCCACGACGGCCTGAGGAGTATGAAAGAAGTTTTTCAGAGAACCTCGGCTGATCTATATATTCTTGCCGGCGATATTATCTACAAGGCTTTTTTTAGTTCTGAAAGGATAATTGATTTTTGTACCATTCAGGAAGAACTCGTAAATCATGCCAAAGAATCGGGTTACGACAGACTTCCCTATGATTATGCGACAACAATTCTGCGTTTTCCGGATAAATTTGACTATGAAATAGGGGTTAAGGCCGGTTTTTACCGTCTTTTATTTCATAAGGCTTCCAAAACAATGAAGGAGAAATACCTTCTTATCAAGGAAGTAATTAATCAATATGCAAATTCTCCCTGCCTGATACTTCCGGGAAACTATGATATAGATCTTCAATACACAGCTCTTTACGAATGGGATATTCACCGAAAAACCCGTGTTTTTGGAGAGTATGTTTTTTCAGGTTATGGTGGGGCACCAATTATGACTTCCGGAATACCCGAAAAGCTGGCAGTAAAGTTTCATGAGTATAGGAGAAGCGGTATAGAATACTCGGAGCCGGAAGAATTTTTTAAATCAGAGTTACCGGATGTAGCTATTATTCATAACCCGGCTTATGGAATTTTAGATAAGGTTCCGGGTTATGGAAATGTGGGTTCTCAGGGAATACGAAGATATGTGGATGATTGCTCACCTCCTCTTGTTTTATCAGGACATGTTCATGAGGACCAGGGAATTGTAAAAAAAGGAAAAACAGTTTTTTTAAATCCTTCTAATTTCGGATCGGTTGATTCGGTGTACGGTTTTCAACCGGGTGGTTTCCTTGCAGAAATTTATATGGAAAATAAGGAAGTAACGAAAGTCGATTTATTGCAATACCTTGATGGAAACTTGAATGTTTTAATGAAAACGAGAACAGAAGGTAATTCTATTGAATTAGAATATATCGATGATAATTCAAGCGTTCCTGCTGAGCATTTTATTAGAAAAATATGA
- the fbp gene encoding class 1 fructose-bisphosphatase: MTLSQFLIEEQLKIPHATGDFTALMNHLVYAAKIVTREVRKAGLLDHILGSTSVTNVQGETQMKLDRYADRIITDSMKKCGHLCIMASEEQEGPIDIPEDYAIGKYTFVFDPLDGSSNIDSNVSIGSIFSIHLRKTPPGRPGKLEDLLQPGNLQRTAGYIVYGSSTMLILSTGNGVNGFTLDPSCGEFLLSHPGLKMPESGNIYSINEGNYNFWSDNIKAYIKDIKNIDGISLNKNPKTLRYIGSLVADFHRNLLKGGIFLYPRDTKSNNYPDGKLRLLYEAAPMAFLAEQAGGMAVTEDGRRILDIEPNDLHQRVTLIIGSKKDVEYYLEKYT, translated from the coding sequence ATTACCTTATCACAATTTCTAATTGAGGAGCAGCTCAAGATTCCTCATGCTACGGGAGACTTTACAGCCCTCATGAATCATCTTGTTTATGCTGCAAAAATCGTAACCCGAGAAGTAAGAAAAGCGGGGCTTCTGGATCATATCCTCGGCTCTACGAGTGTAACCAATGTACAGGGTGAAACCCAGATGAAACTGGACCGTTATGCAGATAGAATCATCACCGACTCCATGAAAAAATGCGGTCACCTCTGTATTATGGCCAGTGAAGAGCAGGAAGGTCCTATTGATATTCCGGAAGACTATGCGATAGGAAAGTATACTTTTGTGTTCGATCCTCTCGACGGTTCTTCTAATATAGACAGCAACGTTTCTATAGGTTCTATTTTTTCCATTCACCTCAGAAAAACCCCCCCCGGTAGACCCGGAAAATTGGAAGACTTGCTCCAACCCGGTAATTTACAAAGAACTGCCGGTTATATTGTTTATGGTTCCTCAACCATGCTCATTTTAAGTACCGGAAATGGCGTCAATGGTTTCACCCTCGACCCATCCTGCGGAGAATTCCTGCTTTCCCATCCCGGTCTAAAAATGCCGGAATCCGGAAATATTTACTCTATCAACGAGGGTAATTACAATTTCTGGTCTGATAATATCAAAGCCTATATCAAGGATATTAAAAATATCGATGGAATCAGCCTGAATAAAAATCCAAAAACCCTGCGTTATATAGGTTCTTTAGTGGCTGACTTCCACAGGAACCTTCTGAAAGGAGGAATTTTTCTGTATCCGAGAGATACGAAATCCAATAATTACCCCGACGGAAAACTCAGGCTTCTTTACGAAGCAGCACCTATGGCTTTCCTTGCAGAACAGGCCGGAGGAATGGCTGTAACAGAAGATGGACGCAGGATTCTGGATATAGAACCAAATGATCTTCACCAAAGAGTTACCCTGATTATCGGAAGTAAAAAGGATGTTGAGTATTACCTTGAGAAATATACCTGA
- a CDS encoding NAD-dependent epimerase/dehydratase family protein: MKETILLTGAGGFVGRYAEWYFLKEGFRVKSIIRTESLNPYLEAEPNLKQNLSQEILEIKPDTDWKTTLRDVHFIIHLAGKAHNLKDVELRPYLEINAEASRQLALEAARQQIKHFIYLSTALVHGKTGSDSPFQEDSPLLPYNSYSLSKIEGENYIKEISQNENLPYTILRPPLIYGPYAKANFLRLAKIAGMGFPLPFKNLKNKRSFIFLGNLLSAIHTCLENKESFGKTYLLSDGQDLSTSELLHLLSESLNKNLVLFPMPLSILKTLFKVIGKSEEYEKISSPYCLDISKIQKDLGWKAPFSIQEGLGLSVKSL, from the coding sequence ATGAAAGAAACCATTCTACTAACCGGAGCCGGTGGTTTTGTTGGCAGGTATGCAGAATGGTATTTTCTTAAAGAGGGTTTTCGGGTAAAAAGTATTATTCGAACCGAAAGCCTGAACCCTTACCTCGAAGCAGAACCGAACCTGAAGCAGAACCTGAGTCAGGAAATCCTGGAAATAAAACCCGATACAGATTGGAAAACTACCTTAAGAGATGTTCATTTTATTATCCATCTTGCCGGTAAAGCACATAATCTCAAAGATGTAGAACTGCGACCTTATCTGGAAATAAACGCAGAAGCAAGCCGACAATTAGCTCTCGAAGCAGCCCGACAGCAAATAAAACATTTCATTTATTTAAGCACAGCTCTGGTTCATGGAAAAACCGGCTCTGATTCTCCGTTTCAGGAAGATTCTCCCCTTCTTCCTTATAACAGCTATAGCTTATCGAAAATAGAAGGAGAGAATTATATAAAAGAGATTTCGCAAAATGAAAATTTACCCTACACTATCCTTCGCCCTCCCCTGATCTACGGTCCCTATGCCAAAGCAAACTTTTTAAGACTTGCAAAAATTGCCGGAATGGGCTTTCCCCTTCCTTTCAAAAATTTAAAGAATAAGCGAAGTTTTATTTTCCTCGGAAACTTGCTTTCAGCTATCCATACCTGCCTGGAAAATAAAGAATCCTTCGGCAAAACTTATCTCTTGAGTGACGGACAGGATCTCTCCACCTCAGAACTATTGCATCTTCTGTCTGAGAGTTTGAATAAAAACTTAGTTTTATTCCCGATGCCGCTGAGTATTTTAAAAACCCTTTTTAAAGTTATAGGTAAAAGTGAAGAATATGAAAAGATTTCCTCACCTTATTGTTTAGATATATCTAAAATTCAAAAAGACCTCGGCTGGAAAGCTCCGTTCTCTATTCAAGAGGGCTTAGGTCTCAGCGTAAAAAGTTTATAA
- a CDS encoding M48 family metallopeptidase, with protein MNIVIVEYFDGRNPVPFKGELEIYETHLEFRYKPDEEIETYQVDWKLIQSIENKGDSFEIHIFIDKDSPFAIFVLQDKNAYEILQSIYNKLHPGFFSTRVKKLYELPLRTKLISISIFLAIFIFLYFQGLQRVHTLIPQSVDKEIGSYVQKQILKNYSTCSKEEYNQFLHKLINLLADRKNTFNITIVKQDVANAISLPGGEILIFSGLFKESESPEEIAGVLAHEIAHIEQRHGIRQLIRVLGISFLVTGLIGIGSDSSEMIETYSEIVNTLILLKYSRSFEEEADRLAVEKLNRLSISTEGLIQFFKRNAENDKISKWLNTHPSGDKRIETIQKLSNIPSKKKDLFLEERRNWEIYREGCGYY; from the coding sequence ATGAATATAGTTATAGTTGAATATTTTGATGGTAGAAATCCGGTTCCCTTTAAAGGGGAACTGGAAATTTATGAAACTCACCTGGAGTTTCGCTATAAGCCGGATGAAGAAATTGAAACTTATCAAGTCGACTGGAAATTGATACAGAGTATTGAAAATAAAGGAGATAGCTTTGAAATACACATTTTTATAGATAAAGATAGTCCTTTCGCAATATTTGTCTTGCAGGATAAAAACGCCTATGAAATTCTTCAAAGTATTTATAACAAATTGCATCCGGGTTTTTTTAGTACCCGGGTTAAAAAATTATATGAGCTTCCTTTGCGAACGAAGCTTATTTCTATATCCATATTTTTAGCCATTTTTATTTTTTTGTATTTCCAGGGTTTACAACGTGTTCATACATTGATTCCGCAAAGTGTAGATAAAGAGATAGGCTCTTATGTACAAAAACAAATCCTGAAAAACTATAGTACCTGTTCGAAAGAAGAATATAATCAATTTCTACATAAGTTAATCAACTTATTAGCAGATCGTAAAAATACATTTAATATAACAATAGTGAAACAGGATGTTGCAAATGCTATCAGTCTTCCCGGTGGAGAAATACTAATCTTTTCCGGACTTTTTAAAGAGAGCGAATCCCCGGAAGAAATTGCCGGAGTTTTGGCTCATGAAATCGCTCATATTGAACAAAGACATGGTATCAGGCAGTTGATACGCGTACTTGGAATTTCCTTTTTAGTTACCGGTTTAATAGGTATAGGAAGTGATTCTTCTGAGATGATAGAAACGTATTCGGAAATTGTAAATACCCTGATCCTTTTGAAATACTCTCGAAGTTTTGAAGAAGAAGCCGATAGACTTGCTGTTGAAAAATTGAATAGACTAAGTATCAGTACGGAAGGTCTTATCCAGTTTTTTAAAAGAAATGCAGAGAATGATAAAATTTCCAAATGGTTAAATACACATCCTTCCGGCGATAAGCGAATAGAAACTATCCAAAAACTATCTAATATACCGTCTAAAAAAAAGGATTTATTTTTAGAAGAAAGGAGAAACTGGGAAATTTATAGAGAAGGATGTGGTTACTATTAA
- a CDS encoding DUF898 family protein, with the protein MDAKEFNTEEKSFFKYHGKGGELFGVFLVNALLTIITLGVYYFWAKVKLIKYYYEQTEFMGYRFSYHGTGKERFVGFLKGIGIVVLGLIALFAVAYLLMSLISLKAANFIMSALLYLALLAISPLVLIGKERYRLSRSSYRNIRFQFTGKFTELAELFIVHGLMTVVTLGIYSPWFYCKYAEFFAKNSFYGNQNFQFQAEPKELFILFLKGIFLTPLTLGVYVFWFRANLYRFYWSHVTFQNKQFNADTYTGGGLMKTTGLALLASVLSLGAALPWALNWLNAYQINHLTFLGTVDFASIEGSMDKKASALSDGISDAADVLGDMLS; encoded by the coding sequence ATGGATGCAAAAGAATTCAATACCGAAGAAAAAAGTTTTTTTAAATATCATGGTAAAGGAGGAGAATTATTTGGTGTATTCCTGGTTAATGCCCTTCTTACCATTATTACATTAGGAGTTTACTATTTCTGGGCAAAGGTTAAGTTAATAAAATATTATTATGAGCAAACAGAATTTATGGGTTATCGGTTCTCATATCATGGAACAGGAAAAGAAAGGTTTGTAGGTTTCTTAAAGGGTATAGGTATTGTAGTCCTTGGGCTTATCGCTCTATTTGCAGTAGCTTATTTACTCATGTCATTAATTTCTTTGAAAGCAGCCAACTTTATCATGAGTGCTTTATTATATCTTGCCCTATTGGCTATTTCACCACTGGTATTAATAGGAAAAGAAAGATATAGGTTAAGTCGTTCCAGCTATAGAAACATTAGATTTCAGTTTACCGGGAAATTTACTGAATTAGCTGAGCTTTTTATTGTGCATGGTTTAATGACTGTCGTAACACTTGGAATTTATTCTCCCTGGTTTTATTGTAAATATGCCGAATTCTTTGCTAAAAATTCTTTTTATGGGAATCAAAATTTTCAATTTCAAGCGGAGCCGAAAGAGTTATTTATCCTGTTTTTGAAAGGTATATTCTTAACTCCTTTAACTTTAGGAGTTTATGTTTTTTGGTTTAGAGCTAATTTATATCGTTTTTACTGGAGTCACGTGACTTTCCAGAATAAACAGTTTAATGCTGATACATATACAGGTGGAGGCTTAATGAAAACTACCGGACTTGCCCTATTAGCTTCCGTATTGAGTTTGGGAGCTGCTCTTCCCTGGGCTTTGAACTGGTTAAATGCCTATCAGATAAATCATCTGACATTTTTAGGTACTGTAGATTTTGCTTCTATAGAGGGAAGCATGGATAAAAAAGCTTCAGCTTTAAGTGATGGAATTTCCGATGCGGCTGACGTGCTGGGGGATATGCTATCTTAA
- a CDS encoding dienelactone hydrolase family protein, whose amino-acid sequence MKPYTFLTLQLASRDINAYYFTGNKGGKRPGLVFLHDITGIQNSTLETAYLLSEEGLRVLVPDLYTNSWGVKYCVRQVIDRFIRDNLSGNKALEEIHQIIDAFQKFKDVDPNRLSLVGSCLTGGFVLHASLRPEIKAPVVFHHSFGLTGSGFPEECVGSVKHTIQGHFCHTDPLCPPEKVDRLEEQLGDKLERHDYDLPHMIPHLFRFNEEGKEAYERMLRFIKEKVYE is encoded by the coding sequence ATGAAACCCTATACATTTTTAACTTTACAGCTTGCAAGTAGAGACATTAACGCCTATTATTTTACCGGGAATAAAGGCGGGAAAAGACCCGGCCTTGTATTTTTGCACGACATCACCGGAATACAAAACTCCACTCTTGAAACCGCATACCTGCTCTCAGAAGAAGGTTTGAGAGTCCTTGTCCCTGATCTATACACAAATTCCTGGGGCGTAAAATATTGCGTACGACAGGTCATAGACCGGTTCATACGGGATAATCTCTCCGGCAATAAGGCTTTAGAAGAAATTCATCAAATTATCGATGCTTTCCAGAAATTTAAGGATGTAGACCCAAACAGGCTCTCTCTTGTGGGTTCCTGCCTGACCGGAGGTTTTGTACTACATGCCAGTCTGAGACCGGAAATTAAAGCACCGGTTGTTTTCCATCATTCTTTCGGTCTCACAGGTTCCGGTTTCCCGGAAGAATGCGTGGGGAGTGTAAAACATACAATACAGGGACACTTCTGCCATACAGATCCTCTCTGTCCTCCTGAAAAAGTAGACAGACTGGAAGAACAACTCGGTGATAAATTAGAAAGACATGATTACGATCTTCCTCACATGATACCACATCTATTTCGCTTCAATGAAGAAGGAAAAGAAGCCTATGAAAGAATGCTGAGGTTTATAAAAGAAAAAGTTTACGAATAA
- a CDS encoding 1-acyl-sn-glycerol-3-phosphate acyltransferase → MNQEKELHPGKSQFVSNALYFIGKYLYKPRFKIVYELTEELKTLEGPVLVLSKHSSNHDIPIGYRVLVDAFGRHAWCIIKKSLTHPLFFDFFQKIGGIPIDRDNPEKSKDNLLFARKKMYEGNIMVLFPEQHRFPGTMGEAAVAGFRFITGKPSEALPVVLAGYEYKNNLFRKSVTIRFGKVKYYSKSDAPDLFLYECMQEIARLSGLEYTFPAPVEKKKRAP, encoded by the coding sequence ATGAATCAAGAAAAAGAATTGCACCCGGGCAAATCCCAATTTGTATCCAATGCCCTGTATTTTATAGGTAAATACCTTTATAAACCCCGTTTCAAGATAGTTTATGAGCTTACTGAAGAATTAAAAACACTGGAGGGGCCGGTACTTGTTTTGTCAAAGCACAGTAGTAATCATGATATTCCCATAGGATACCGGGTTCTTGTGGATGCTTTTGGAAGGCATGCCTGGTGTATTATCAAAAAAAGTCTTACTCATCCCTTATTTTTTGATTTTTTTCAAAAAATAGGTGGGATTCCGATAGATAGGGATAATCCGGAAAAGAGTAAGGATAATCTCCTCTTTGCCAGGAAAAAAATGTATGAAGGGAATATAATGGTCCTTTTTCCTGAACAACATCGGTTTCCCGGTACAATGGGGGAGGCTGCTGTTGCAGGCTTTCGATTTATTACCGGCAAACCGTCCGAAGCTCTTCCTGTGGTACTTGCAGGTTATGAATACAAGAATAACCTTTTTCGAAAAAGTGTAACCATACGTTTTGGTAAAGTAAAATACTATTCTAAATCAGATGCACCTGATCTCTTTCTGTATGAGTGTATGCAGGAAATCGCGAGACTTTCCGGTCTCGAATATACCTTTCCGGCACCGGTAGAAAAAAAGAAACGAGCTCCATAA